Proteins from one Sabethes cyaneus chromosome 2, idSabCyanKW18_F2, whole genome shotgun sequence genomic window:
- the LOC128734980 gene encoding activated Cdc42 kinase Ack codes for MNSDPETAWLEELLQDVQLEQFLSRLRDDLQITRLAHFDYVHVDDLEKIGLGKPGIRRLMEAVKKKKAQQWRRNILCKLIGGGKQQPQKKSAASSGSRENEEPSALALTCLIHEKDVTMSVKLGDGSFGVVRRGEWHAPGGQIVPVAVKVLKADTLAQPGVIEDFFKEVQAMHALTHSNLVRLHGVVLSQPMMMVTELAANGSLLDTLRKQCRCTSLPLIWNWAVQVATGMAYLESKRFLHRDLACRNVLLASGNKIKIGDFGLMRALPQQEDCYVMTEHKKVPFPWCAPESLRYRQFSHASDTWMFAVTLWEMFTFGEDPWVGLNGSQILRKIDREGERLHHPDACPPDVYQLMLQCWDKTPAERPTFAAIKEFLTATPPPIYRAVMNYSADNRLTLEQNDSIAIIDDRPELQFIKGQNQRTYEIGTFPRNAAIDSSKQHRSTTGTISRPLHDSFRHTAHGTPFGKSWGNPSTLEMNGEVKLRSKNKDTVNADRRGKCVSEQYVKERKSNASKQFAYNKLVNENHHKQQHQQQLLKDCKNRPLRPPQPHNPPANAPGGGTAEGILIDLSSPGEAPIIGAAHPLQSAILTASGSGRQQFTSILDEPIDVPTVEEDEPSLVVEEQQQPTRLHPPPYQMPPKYTNTMNITDAGGSEADPFDTRTAYGGTVETTNVTSDYESEASSVVSARELMASIKRQQTLDESAAGSSGLVPAVAPVYGNVSSGAVSKISSHYGKVSNFEELSNSMMASMGGQNQSGSSYGSAEQELNDSLEVNLSNLSLDGNSQSLLNITPKKLDKTFLAELEKDIYKDSNSLNNSQTYVAKATSSKDGMNQISNLMSSLSKYDSTGAFENYHESAGNKSLNASLHQVYANNSVAAESFQRKNYESSSATAAAAQSMLSPKKQNAPPAVADTSSVVTQMWMERNSAVSTSGNELLTYGNLPSGGSSPQKTHNYVAVSNRPLSRIQNDTRLYGSTPNMAALNLAAQQLQLQQQQQQASQRYGLPESGTIPPAATNIYNSVYNGNDVYSTIGSDIYDTVAATPASYYERVPSNNSAQSQQQQQQQLLYNNVSQLPPPPPAIYDEVYNDDLLRPTRPAPSAPLSAQQIQRRLDRLAQQDQAVADLLGELGDEADEQDARDALTAVNWDHTLAVRYFKIERLCRLGVANRTKCEEALLKTGWSVQLAASILLET; via the exons ATGAATTCCGACCCGGAGACGGCATGGCTCGAGGAACTGCTGCAGGACGTACAGTTGGAGCAGTTCCTCTCGCGGCTGCGAGATGATTTGCAAATCACCCGGTTGGCACATTTCGACTACGTACACGTGGACGATCTGGAGAAGATCGGCTTGGGCAAGCCGGGCATCCGTCGCCTAATGGAAGCGGTTAAGAAGAAAAAAGCTCAACAGTGGCGGCGGAATATCCTGTGCAAACTGATCGGCGGAGGGAAACAGCAGCCGCAAAAGAAAAGTGCTGCTTCCTCTGGTTCACGGGAAAATGAAGAGCCTTCGGCTCTGGCGTTAACCTGTTTGATTCACGAGAAAGATGTCACGATGTCGGTCAAGCTTGGTGATGGTTCTTTCGGAGTGGTTCGGCGAGGTGAATGGCATGCCCCGGGAGGACAAATTGTGCCCGTGGCGGTGAAGGTTTTAAAGGCTGACACTTTGGCTCAACCGGGGGTTATTGAGGATTTCTTTAAGGAAGTTCAAGCAATGCATGCGCTGACCCACTCGAATCTGGTTCGACTGCATGGGGTTGTACTGTCGCAACCGATGATGATGGTCACGGAACTGGCTGCCAACGGGTCGCTGCTGGATACGTTGCGAAAGCAGTGTCGCTGCACTTCACTTCCGTTGATTTGGAACTGGGCCGTTCAGGTTGCTACGGGGATGGCCTATCTGGAGAGTAAACGGTTTCTGCACAGGGATTTGGCCTGTAGAAATGTACTGCTGGCATCGGGGAATAAAATTAAGATCGGAGACTTTGGGCTGATGCGAGCGCTTCCGCAGCAGGAGGATTGTTACGTGATGACCGAACACAAGAAGGTACCGTTTCCGTGGTGCGCACCGGAATCGCTGCGCTATCGACAGTTTAGTCACGCTTCGGATACGTGGATGTTTGCGGTTACGCTGTGGGAGATGTTTACCTTCGGGGAGGATCCTTGGGTGGGACTAAATGGGTCACAAATTTTGAGGAAAATCGACAGGGAGGGTGAGCGGTTGCACCATCCGGATGCATGCCCACCGGATGTGTACCAGCTGATGCTGCAGTGCTGGGATAAGACCCCGGCCGAACGGCCCACTTTTGCCGCTATTAA GGAATTTTTAACGGCAACTCCTCCGCCGATCTATCGAGCAGTGATGAATTACAGTGCGGATAATCGATTGACACTCGAACAGAATGATTCGATAGCTATTATTGATGATAGACCAGAGCTCCAGTTTATCAAAGGTCAAAATCAGCGTACTTATGAAATTGGTACATTTCCCAG AAATGCGGCAATCGACAGTTCTAAACAACATAGAAGCACTACCGGCACCATTAGTCGACCTTTGCATGACTCTTTCCGACATACAGCGCACGGAACGCCATTCGGGAAATCCTGGGGCAATCCAAGTACTTTAGAGATGAATGGCGAAGTTAAGTTAAGAA GCAAAAACAAGGACACCGTAAATGCTGACCGCCGTGGCAAGTGTGTATCGGAGCAGTACGTGAAGGAGCGCAAAAGCAATGCCAGCAAACAATTTGCCTACAATAAGCTGGTCAACGAGAACCACCACaaacagcagcatcagcagcagctgtTGAAAGACTGCAAAAACCGTCCACTGCGACCCCCGCAGCCACACAATCCACCGGCAAATGCGCCAGGTGGTGGTACAGCGGAAGGAATTCTTATCGATTTGTCCTCTCCAGGGGAAGCTCCCATCATAGGTGCAGCACATCCCCTTCAGTCTGCTATTTTGACTGCCAGTGGAAGCGGAAGACAGCAATTTACCAGTATTCTTGATGAACCGATTGATGTGCCAACGGTAGAGGAGGATGAGCCGTCTCTAGTCGTGGAGGAGCAACAGCAACCGACACGGCTTCACCCGCCTCCCTATCAGATGCCACCTAAATATACGAATACCATGAACATCACCGACGCCGGTGGATCGGAGGCTGATCCTTTCGATACGCGGACAGCGTACGGAGGAACCGTAGAAACTACGAATGTCACTTCGGATTACGAGAGTGAAGCTTCTAGTGTGGTTAGTGCACGCGAATTGATGGCTTCCATCAAAAGACAGCAAACTTTGGACGAATCGGCGGCTGGCAGCAGTGGCCTGGTACCTGCCGTTGCACCTGTTTACGGTAATGTCAGTAGTGGAGCCGTATCGAAGATTAGTTCTCACTATGGGAAAGTTAGTAACTTTGAGGAACTTTCTAACTCGATGATGGCCAGCATGGGAGGACAAAACCAGTCGGGAAGCTCATATGGCAGTGCAGAACAGGAATTGAACGATTCACTGGAAGTTAATTTAAGTAACTTGTCGCTAGACGGAAACAGCCAAAGTCTGTTGAACATAACTCCGAAAAAGTTAGACAAAACATTCCTAGCAGAGCTCGAGAAGGATATTTATAAAGACAGCAATAGTTTGAATAACTCTCAAACATATGTAGCTAAAGCTACAAGCAGCAAGGATGGTATGAACCAGATTTCCAATCTGATGAGCTCGCTTTCAAAGTACGACAGCACCGGTGCTTTTGAGAACTACCACGAGTCGGCGGGAAACAAAAGCTTGAACGCAAGCTTGCATCAAGTGTACGCAAACAACTCGGTGGCGGCCGAAAGCTTTCAGCGAAAGAACTACGAAAGCAGCAGCGCAACTGCTGCTGCGGCACAGAGCATGCTTTCGCCAAAGAAACAAAACGCACCACCTGCGGTGGCTGACACTAGCAGTGTTGTGACTCAGATGTGGATGGAACGCAACTCGGCAGTATCGACGAGTGGAAATGAACTGTTGACGTACGGAAATCTCCCCAGCGGTGGTTCGTCTCCTCAAAAAACGCACAACTATGTAGCCGTCTCTAATCGTCCCTTGTCGCGGATACAAAATGACACTCGACTGTACGGTTCCACCCCTAACATGGCCGCCTTGAACCTAGCTGCACAGCAGCTGCAactgcagcagcaacaacaacaagcaTCACAACGCTACGGGCTACCGGAGAGTGGAACTATTCCCCCGGCGGCGACCAACATCTACAATAGCGTGTACAACGGCAACGACGTTTACTCTACCATCGGTAGTGACATCTATGACACGGTTGCCGCAACGCCAGCTTCCTACTACGAACGAGTTCCTTCCAACAATTCGGCACAatcacaacagcaacaacaacaacagttgTTGTACAACAACGTTAGTCAattaccaccaccaccaccggccATCTATGACGAAGTCTACAACGACGATCTACTGCGACCGACGCGGCCGGCACCGTCTGCACCGCTCTCCGCTCAGCAGATTCAGCGACGGCTCGATCGGTTGGCGCAGCAGGATCAAGCGGTCGCCGATCTGCTCGGTGAACTGGGCGACGAAGCGGACGAACAGGACGCCCGGGATGCGCTGACGGCGGTCAACTGGGATCATACGCTGGCGGTGCGGTACTTCAAGATCGAGCGACTTTGTCG